The genomic window ATAGATACCATCTTTAAAATAAAAGAGAGAGAACTTTATTAAGGGAGGTAAAGATGAAGTCCTATAGAAAGGAGCTTTGGTTTGAGATTCCTACAAGAAGAGCTTTTGTTAATATTACTTCCATACTTCAAAAATGTGTTGAGGAGAGTGGCATAAAGGAGGGGCTTCTTCTATGTAATGCCATGCATATTACAGCCAGTGTATTTATAAATGATGATGAGCCAGGGCTTCATAAGGATTTTGAAATTTGGCTGGAAAAACTTGCTCCAGAGAAACCCTACGATCAATATTATCATAATGTGGGAGAGAATAATGCGGATGCTCATTTAAAGCGTACTATTATGGGAAGGGAAGTGGTAATTGCTATTACTAATGGAAAACTTGATCTTGGTCCATGGGAGCAGGTTTTTTATGGAGAGTTTGATGGGAAGAGAAAGAAAAGGGTGCTTGTTAAAATTATTGGTGAGTGATAAAATTTACAAAACTAAATTTGGAGGAAACATTATGAAAAGAATAATCTTTTTAATGTTAATTCTTTTCTTGATTACAAATACTATTCTCCCAATAGATTTTGATACTGCCAATAAGATATTTTTTGAGGCAAGAAGAGATAGAGATGCATCAAAAATTACTTCTCTTATACAAACATTAGAAAAGGAGCAAGATCTTTACAAAAATTCCTATCTTCTCACAGTTCTTGCGGACTCCTATTTGGAGTATGGTTTATGGGGAGTAGAAGGTAAGGATAAGGAGAAGATGTATGAGAAGGCAAGATCTTTTGCAGAGAAAGCAATTCAACTGGATACAAAAAATGGAAGGGCTTGGTATATTGCTGGAGCTTCTATTGGAAGGCTTGCCCAATATAAAGGAATTGTACAGAGTCTTTTTATGTTGGGCGATTTTGATAAATATATAAGTAAGGCAATTGAAATTCTTGATGATCCTCTTTATAAAACCTTTGCCCTTCTTGCTATGGGTATGAGATATAGGGATGTTCCCTGGCCCCTTTACAATTACAATAAGGCGGAGCAGTTCATGAAAGAAGCATTGAAGTTTACCCCTATTTATCCTAATATTTATTTGGAACTTGGATATCTATACCTAAAAATGGGCAAAAAGGAGCTAGCAAAAGATATGTTTTTAAAAGTCATAAATACTCCGCCTCATCCATGGCTATTGAAGACTCATGAGGAGTCTATGGAGCTTGCAAAGAAAGAATTAGAAAATTTGAAATAATTTTTAGAAGGGAGTGAAAAGGATGTATATCGCAAATGAAAATAGGTATAAAGAGATGATTTATTTGAAATGTGGTAGAAGTGGATTAATGCTTTCTGCCATTTCCTTAGGTTTTTGGCATAATTTTGGATACAACGAATCCTTTGAAAATATGAGAGAGATTGTAAGGAGAGCCTTTGATTTAGGTGTTACCCACTTTGACTTGGCAAATAATTATGGACCACCTCCTGGATCTGCAGAAGAGAACTTTGGAAGAATTTTAAAATTTGATCTTAAACCCTATAGAGATGAGATAACAATAGCAACAAAGGCAGGTTATAGGATGTGGGATGGACCTTATGGAGATGGTGGATCTAAGAAGTATCTTATTGCAAGTCTTGATCAGAGCTTAAAGAGAATGGGATTGGATTACGTAGATATTTTTTACTCCCATAGACCAGATCCTGAAACTCCTATAGAGGAGACTATGGAAGCTTTGTATCAAGTGGTAAGACAAGGTAAAGCTCTATATGTGGGAATCTCTAATT from Dictyoglomus sp. NZ13-RE01 includes these protein-coding regions:
- a CDS encoding secondary thiamine-phosphate synthase enzyme encodes the protein MKSYRKELWFEIPTRRAFVNITSILQKCVEESGIKEGLLLCNAMHITASVFINDDEPGLHKDFEIWLEKLAPEKPYDQYYHNVGENNADAHLKRTIMGREVVIAITNGKLDLGPWEQVFYGEFDGKRKKRVLVKIIGE
- a CDS encoding L-glyceraldehyde 3-phosphate reductase, which encodes MYIANENRYKEMIYLKCGRSGLMLSAISLGFWHNFGYNESFENMREIVRRAFDLGVTHFDLANNYGPPPGSAEENFGRILKFDLKPYRDEITIATKAGYRMWDGPYGDGGSKKYLIASLDQSLKRMGLDYVDIFYSHRPDPETPIEETMEALYQVVRQGKALYVGISNYNPEQTRKAYEILSSMGIKPIVNQIRYSMFAREPEKELFNTLEELGMGAVVYSPLAQGLLSDRYLNGIPEDSRVKKSGVFLKESDITPERIEKVRKLSEIAKNRGQTIAQLALSWILRNKVVSTVIVGASKPSQIEENVFAIKNLEFSEEELKRIDEILNG